The following are encoded in a window of Carya illinoinensis cultivar Pawnee chromosome 15, C.illinoinensisPawnee_v1, whole genome shotgun sequence genomic DNA:
- the LOC122296784 gene encoding receptor-like protein 15 — MEFGIFGRWLLLVALFQLSSMHECLREEREALLRLKASVNSSYDYLTSWNSSHEESNCCDWEHVVCDNITERVIKLDLVSNTDEVWYLNASLFLPFQELKYLDLNDNKISRWVPNEGFERLSGLSKLEELHLDYNYINESFLSSLGQILSLKKLYLRYNLLDRPINIPISELGRLKNLQELYLDGSYIDKSFLRKIGVMTSLNVLTMQGCRLNGHLPIVQGMCALMNLQELDLSHNNFEGILPACLANMTELRIFGISSNCFNGSIDLSPLPSLKSLEYIDLSHNYFNPITFSSFFNLSKLEVIFSDGNKLVDETLSQRWNLGFQLKVFSCSSCLSTKSSRIITRFFHQFDLQVLHLPHNNLAEQFPTWLLEKNTRLAVLISRNNSLTGTLQLPNHHIPNLLVLDISFNNIQGPIPTNFGLVFPNLEFLNISKNHFEGVIPSSYGNLVSLEMLDMSSNNLSGTISENLAMGCSSLNYLRLSKNHLNGQLFPANSNLTALQSLYLDNNHFSGEISHSISDSTILEAIDFSNNNLLGMLPRWMGNMMSLMDIAITTNQLEGPIPVELCNLKSLSFLDLSHNNLNGSMLPR; from the exons ATGGAGTTCGGAATTTTTGGGCGGTGGCTATTGTTGGTTGCATTATTTCAATTATCTTCTATGCATGAGTGtttgagggaagagagagaagctctcTTGCGACTCAAAGCTTCCGTGAACTCCTCGTATGATTACTTGACATCTTGGAACTCATCTCACGAGGAGAGTAATTGCTGCGATTGGGAACATGTTGTGTGCGACAACATTACAGAGCGTGTAATCAAGCTTGATCTTGTTTCCAATACTGATGAAGTTTGGTATCTGAATGCCTCTTTGTTTCTTCCTTTTCAAGAGCTTAAGTACCTGGATttgaatgataataaaatatctaGATGGGTTCCAAATGAag GTTTTGAAAGATTATCCGGATTGAGCAAGCTGGAGGAGCTTCATTTGGATTATAATTACATCAATGAAAGCTTCTTATCATCTCTTGGTCAGATTTTATCGctcaagaaattatatttgagaTACAACCTCCTAGATCGACCAATCAATATCCCAATTTCAG AGTTGGGAAGATTAAAGAACCTACAAGAGTTGTATTTGGATGGTTCCTACATTGACAAAAGCTTCCTCCGTAAAATTGGAGTTATGACTTCTCTTAATGTATTGACAATGCAAGGTTGTAGACTCAATGGACACTTGCCCATCGTTCAAG GCATGTGTGCACTTATGAATCTACAAGAGTTAGATCTCAGCCATAATAATTTTGAAGGGATACTGCCTGCATGTTTGGCAAACATGACAGAACTTCGAATATTTGGTATCTCTTCAAATTGCTTTAATGGAAGCATTGATCTCTCCCCTCTACCCAGTTTGAAGTCACTTGAGTACATTGATTTATCACACAACTACTTCAACCCAATCACATTCTcctcattttttaatctctcaaAGCTTGAGGTCATATTTAGTGATGGCAACAAACTGGTTGATGAAACTCTGTCTCAAAGATGGAATCTTGGCTTCCAATTAAAGGTTTTCAGTTGTTCAAGCTGCTTATCTACCAAGTCTAGTAGAATAATTACTAGATTCTTTCACCAGTTTGACTTGCAAGTACTACATCTCCCTCACAACAATTTGGCAGAACAATTCCCCACATGGTTGCTAGAAAAAAATACAAGGTTGGCAGTTCTTATTTCGCGAAATAACTCGTTAACAGGAACTTTGCAGCTACCCAATCATCATATTCCCAACCTTTTGGTTTTAGATATTTCATTTAATAACATACAAGGTCCAATTCCAACTAACTTTGGTTTAGTTTTTCCaaatttagagtttttaaatatttctaaaaatcattttgaaggtgttattccttcttcttatggtaATTTGGTCTCCTTGGAAATGTTGGACATGTCAAGCAATAATTTGTCTGGAACAATATCAGAAAATTTGGCAATGGGTTGCTCCTCCTTAAACTACCTTAGATTGTCCAAAAATCATTTGAATGGCCAATTGTTTCCTGCCAATTCGAATCTAACAGCCCTACAATCTTTGTATTTGGACAACAACCACTTTTCCGGAGAGATCTCACATAGCATATCTGATTCAACGATCTTGGAAGCAATTGATTTCAGTAATAACAATTTGTTAGGGATGCTTCCAAGATGGATGGGGAACATGATGTCATTGATGGATATTGCTATCACAACAAACCAGCTTGAAGGTCCCATTCCAGTGGAGTTATGTAATTTGAAATCACTTTCATTTCTTGACCTTTCCCATAACAATTTGAATGGCtctatgttgcccagatga